In a genomic window of Cyprinus carpio isolate SPL01 chromosome A10, ASM1834038v1, whole genome shotgun sequence:
- the LOC109097259 gene encoding adhesion G protein-coupled receptor E3-like → SSNSAFNIVIQTSGGCLKNLFEQIENITAQVLPLNIVTDILTVAFNASEKILETTTSASPTELASHGNKMLKTSEKLISTLVKPTDTNDSVRFTLPTVEGQVFMVGAKVTLDKIPRLDTKNSSVDIDLIGIAKNNYETRSAAVAFMSYNTMENLLKPDFFNTSSETVKTMMSTVISATLPKTNNTKLTEPVNFTLKHIREFDPRGSLSCVYWNISEWIVDGCAVLKTNSSYTVCSCDHLSTFALIMQTSRPPVSGSLLELLNLVCVIVGLVFFSLALLTFALCQWSPGVNNVARINICVSLLLAHLLFLLTQRFLSIIWRQKVLCAVISGLLHFLFLSGFVWMFIEAVLLFICVKNLSQISSKKREVLSSGFLCVIGYVVALVVVCVSVGLVPEGYGSEHCWLKMDRSFIWSFLGPVCVILALNTILFIKIVITLNAALKNLNAEVSQMKQTKILVFKTLAQFVVLGCSWILGFFTNDSKVLEILFLILNSQQGTFIFLIYGVLNKEVMQQYRKFFRCLCCIKHH, encoded by the exons tcatcaaattcTGCCTTCAACATTGTGATTCAGACCTCTGGAGGATGCCTTAAAAATCTCTTTGAGCAGATAGAGAACATTACAGCTCAAGTGCTTCCTTTGAAT ATTGTGACAGACATTTTGACTGTGGCCTTCAACGCTTCAGAGAAGATTTTAGAGACAACAACCTCAGCAAGCCCAACTGAACTAGCCTCCCAtggaaacaaaatgttaaaaaccaGTGAGAAACTCATTTCTACTTTAGTGAAGCCGACAGACACGAATGACAGTGTCAGGTTTACTCTTCCCACTGTAG AGGGACAAGTCTTCATGGTTGGAGCAAAGGTCACTTTAGATAAAATCCCTCGACTTGACACGAAAAATTCATCTGTGGACATTGATCTCATTGGGATCGCCAAGAACAACTACGAAACAA GATCAGCTGCTGTGGCTTTCATGAGCTACAACACGATGGAGAACCTACTGAAGCCAGACTTCTTCAACACATCGAGTGAGACGGTTAAAACCATGATGTCCACCGTGATCTCAGCTACTCTTCCCAAAACCAACAACACTAAACTCACCGAGCCAGTCAACTTCACCCTCAAACACATCAGA GAGTTTGATCCCAGGGGTTCTCTGTCCTGTGTGTACTGGAATATCAGCGAGTGGATTGTAGATGGTTGTGCTGTTTTAAAGACCAACAGCAGCTATACTGTGTGTTCCTGTGATCATCTGTCGACGTTTGCTCTCATCATGCAAACCAGCCGCCCGCCGGTG AGCGGCTCGCTGCTGGAGCTGTTGAATTTGGTGTGTGTGATCGTGGGGCTGGTGTTCTTCAGTTTGGCCCTGCTGACGTTTGCACTTTGTCAGTGGAGTCCTGGAGTGAATAATGTGGCTCGAATCAACATCTGCGTCAGTCTTCTGTTGGCTCACCTTCTGTTCCTGCTCACACAGAGGTTCCTGAGCATCATATGGCGTCAGAAG GTGTTGTGTGCCGTGATCTCAGGCCTTCtgcacttcctctttctctccggcTTTGTGTGGATGTTCATCGAAGCTGTGCTGCTCTTCATCTGTGTGAAGAACCTATCACAGATCAGCTCCAAAAAGAGGGAGGTGCTTAGCAGTGGATTCCTGTGTGTGATTGGATATGTGGTTGCtctggttgtggtgtgtgtgtctgtcggtCTGGTTCCTGAAGGCTACGGCAGCGAGCA ctgctggcttaaAATGGACAGAAGCTTCATCTGGAGTTTTCTTGGCCCTGTTTGCGTCATACTAGCA TTAAACACGATTCTCTTCATCAAGATCGTCATCACTCTGAACGCAGCTCTAAAAAATCTCAACGCCGAAGTTTCACAGATGAAACAAACCAA GATCTTGGTGTTTAAAACACTGGCTCAGTTTGTGGTTCTTGGTTGCTCCTGGATTCTGGGTTTCTTCACCAATGACAGTAAGGTGCTGGAGATCCTCTTCCTGATCTTGAACTCGCAGCAGGGAACCTTCATCTTCCTGATCTACGGTGTTCTCAATAAAGAG GTCATGCAGCAGTACAGGAAGTTCTTCAGATGTCTTTGCTGCATCAAACATCACTGA
- the LOC109097517 gene encoding uromodulin-like, producing MLAALTPALQPSHLRSSQLFIPLLTPATTTVYWTIHGRATNNINAFSQKVRHTSVTWRGWYRLFINGLSAQIPDTCVEKAGCGTDIPLWIRDGHPSLQDGVVTRDVCGPWKNYCCFYGSYPIKVKACPGNYYVYELITPTYCNYSYCAAVTNISSTDTTVTPKTTTAGNVV from the exons ATGTTGGCAGCATTAACACCAGCTCTACAACCGTCACACCTGCGATCGTCTCAACTG TTTATCCCTCTGTTGACCCCTGCTACAACTACAGTGTACTGGACGATCCATGGAAGAGCCACCAATAATATAAACGCCTTCAGTCAGAAAGTGCGACACACCTCTGTCACCTGGAGAGGCTGGTATCGTCTCTTCATTAACGGTCTGAGCGCTCAGATCCCAGACACCTGTGTTGAAAAAGCTGGCTGTGGCACTGATATCCCACTGTGGATTCGTGATGGACATCCATCACTGCAGGATGGAGTCGTCACTCGAGATGTGTGCGGTCCCTGGAAAAATTACTGCTGCTTTTATGGTTCTTACcccattaaagtcaaagcctgtccaggcaattattatgtctatgagCTGATTACACCAACTTACTGTAATTATTCATACTGTGCGG CTGTTACTAACATCAGCAGCACCGATACAACAGTCACACCAAAGACGACCACAGCTGGTAATGTAGTCTGA
- the LOC122146510 gene encoding pancreatic secretory granule membrane major glycoprotein GP2-like, with translation MASSLIKGFIRAMTVISVMLSYLSVDPCNNYTVLDEPRRSINNTNFLQSPPSYKCDTSVTWSGWYRLFINGLSAHMPETCVDIGHCDTATTLWIRGGHPTVEDGVVTRDVCGHWNNYCCFFWSFPIQVKACPGNYYVYELISPAVYCSGYLTIFT, from the exons ATGGCTTCCTCTCTTATTAAAG GTTTTATAAGAGCAATGACTGTCATCTCTGTTATGCTCT CTTACCTCTCTGTGGACCCCTGCAACAACTACACTGTGCTGGACGAACCAAGAAGATCCATCAATAATACTAATTTCTTACAATCACCACCTTCCTACAAATGTGACACCTCTGTCACCTGGAGTGGCTGGTATCGTCTCTTCATTAATGGTCTCAGCGCTCATATGCCAGAGACGTGTGTTGATATAGGTCACTGTGACACTGCTACCACACTGTGGATTCGTGGTGGACACCCAACAGTTGAAGATGGAGTCGTCACTCGAGATGTCTGCGGTCACTGGAACAATTACTGCTGCTTTTTCTGGTCTTTTCCCATTcaagtcaaagcctgtccaggcaattattatgtctatgagCTGATTAGTCCAGCTGTGTACTGTTCAGGATACTTAACAATATTTACATGA